Proteins found in one Fulvitalea axinellae genomic segment:
- a CDS encoding HD domain-containing protein, whose protein sequence is MDDYKEEVIERLNKSFIYKTLKEKCKEKDSEVIALVDSVVLYSYSRAKTIIKHMGEFTLHDGEHLFRVLNLMERILTSENVQKLSIPELQLLVLSAMMHDIGMAPEEKDVLAWKKVFDYKPEFESEEEKNTSEKFKRFYSSRPDDKKKISDYIFQDKHSKADTLKGYLITEFIRITHAERAREIIEKDWEGKILFRDVDLTVEFAQICFSHNEEALSLLELDKNFLCGSGIVACLPLIGLILRLADVLDFDGKRTPPVLFSHLYVRHPVSLSEWNKHRAIEAWEINPDMIQFGAKCSHPAIEASIHEFCNFIDKELSICNNIIASLNEFNLSKAREVKVKFPYKVNREKIQTKRNIKNKPIYIYRDTKFNLSKKQVIDLLMGTKLYGSSEVALRELLQNSIDACLLRQAQEQKWGNPYIPEISVKYYKYEDDFVLEVSDNGTGMDQYIIDNYYSKIGSSFYKSADFYSLKSESNADFSPTSRFGIGILSCFMVADTLWVDTKRVYAPHKSSEPLNVMVEGQESIFLIKEGEREMPGTTTKLFLRDQNPWERLKEDEFIKSVETIIPNPPFKINILTESQKKTKDENSFQEVVASSMKDFSWREHDNIRMFDIKLDNQKEGILGSATIAILESHGKPVSRLELNSRDVEIEGETYTLERSIRISENSISESSKSITINDDGDINEGDSTSEFAKSKSRLSLHGIEIPSSLFPQSWRRKNNQVKISWPFPLLLVVDVCGQRDLDLNSPRTEIIMSEKWADFEEKLATLICLSLSKLVEPDYWENLKEIFKKNNKNEIFLKALEKIK, encoded by the coding sequence ATGGACGATTATAAAGAAGAAGTAATTGAAAGATTGAATAAAAGTTTCATTTACAAGACACTAAAAGAGAAATGCAAAGAAAAGGATTCAGAAGTAATTGCTCTAGTTGATAGTGTTGTCCTTTATTCTTACAGTCGAGCCAAAACAATCATAAAGCATATGGGAGAATTTACTCTACACGATGGTGAGCATTTGTTTAGAGTATTAAACCTTATGGAAAGAATATTGACATCTGAGAATGTCCAAAAACTATCTATTCCAGAATTACAACTACTTGTCTTGAGTGCAATGATGCATGATATTGGGATGGCACCAGAAGAAAAGGATGTTCTTGCATGGAAAAAGGTTTTTGACTACAAACCTGAATTTGAATCTGAAGAAGAAAAGAACACAAGTGAAAAATTTAAACGCTTTTATTCATCACGTCCAGATGATAAAAAAAAGATTTCAGATTATATTTTTCAAGACAAACATTCAAAAGCAGACACTCTTAAAGGATATTTGATAACTGAATTTATTAGAATCACCCATGCCGAAAGAGCTCGCGAGATAATCGAAAAAGATTGGGAAGGTAAAATATTATTTAGAGATGTAGATTTAACTGTTGAATTTGCACAAATATGTTTTAGCCATAACGAAGAAGCGTTAAGCTTGTTGGAATTAGATAAAAATTTTCTTTGTGGCTCAGGAATCGTTGCTTGTTTACCATTAATTGGATTAATACTTCGATTAGCAGACGTGCTAGATTTTGATGGCAAAAGAACTCCACCCGTTTTGTTTTCACATTTGTACGTAAGGCACCCTGTTTCTCTATCAGAATGGAATAAACACAGAGCGATTGAAGCATGGGAAATTAACCCTGATATGATTCAATTTGGTGCAAAATGTTCACATCCAGCAATTGAAGCTTCAATCCATGAATTCTGCAATTTTATTGATAAAGAGTTAAGTATTTGCAACAACATAATTGCATCATTAAACGAGTTTAATTTAAGTAAAGCCAGAGAGGTAAAAGTTAAATTCCCATATAAAGTTAATAGAGAGAAAATACAGACGAAACGCAATATCAAAAATAAACCCATTTATATCTATCGTGATACCAAATTCAATTTAAGCAAAAAGCAAGTAATTGATTTGTTAATGGGGACAAAGCTTTATGGAAGTTCAGAGGTTGCATTGAGAGAACTACTTCAAAATTCAATAGATGCTTGCTTATTGCGTCAGGCTCAAGAGCAAAAGTGGGGTAATCCTTATATTCCCGAAATATCTGTAAAATATTATAAATATGAAGATGATTTTGTTCTAGAGGTTAGTGATAATGGAACAGGTATGGACCAATATATAATAGATAACTATTATTCAAAAATTGGTTCTTCATTCTACAAATCAGCAGATTTTTACAGTTTAAAATCAGAATCAAATGCTGATTTCTCACCAACATCAAGATTTGGTATCGGAATTCTATCTTGTTTCATGGTTGCAGACACCTTATGGGTAGATACAAAAAGAGTTTATGCGCCGCATAAATCAAGTGAACCATTAAATGTGATGGTCGAAGGACAAGAAAGCATTTTTCTTATCAAAGAAGGAGAAAGGGAAATGCCAGGGACAACTACTAAGCTCTTTCTAAGAGACCAAAACCCTTGGGAAAGGTTAAAGGAAGATGAATTTATTAAATCAGTCGAAACAATAATTCCTAATCCACCATTTAAAATAAATATTTTAACAGAATCTCAAAAAAAAACAAAAGATGAGAATAGTTTTCAAGAAGTAGTTGCAAGCTCAATGAAAGATTTTTCATGGAGGGAGCACGATAATATAAGAATGTTCGATATTAAGTTAGATAATCAAAAGGAGGGAATTCTTGGTTCTGCAACAATTGCGATATTGGAAAGTCATGGGAAGCCAGTTTCACGACTTGAATTAAACTCTAGGGATGTCGAAATTGAGGGTGAAACATATACATTAGAAAGAAGTATACGTATTTCTGAAAATTCAATTTCAGAATCGTCTAAGTCAATAACCATAAATGATGATGGAGATATAAATGAAGGTGATTCTACATCTGAATTTGCGAAATCAAAATCACGTCTTTCATTACATGGAATTGAAATACCTTCTTCATTGTTTCCTCAATCATGGAGACGGAAAAATAATCAAGTGAAAATCTCTTGGCCGTTTCCTCTTTTGCTTGTAGTGGATGTTTGTGGACAAAGAGATTTAGATTTAAACTCTCCAAGGACAGAAATTATTATGAGTGAAAAATGGGCGGATTTTGAAGAAAAACTAGCCACTTTAATTTGTCTGAGTTTATCAAAATTAGTCGAACCTGATTATTGGGAAAATCTAAAGGAGATATTTAAGAAAAACAATAAGAATGAAATATTTTTAAAAGCATTGGAGAAAATAAAATAA
- a CDS encoding 3TM-type holin — translation MSVFKKLFTEQGPKLVKTLTGFIDNINTTDEEKGKLKRQISEAVMNFFLNVLALQVQVITAEMNGNFLQRSWRPVTMLVFVAIIAYGHFVDIEISPQLFPLVKIGLGGYVVGRSAEKIAKTVTQNMDLTFLRKKDRKDAYYQDSQ, via the coding sequence ATGAGCGTATTCAAAAAACTGTTCACCGAACAAGGTCCGAAACTCGTCAAAACCCTGACCGGCTTTATTGACAACATTAACACCACCGACGAGGAAAAGGGCAAGCTGAAGAGGCAAATTTCGGAAGCCGTGATGAACTTCTTTCTGAATGTCTTGGCCCTGCAAGTTCAGGTGATCACCGCCGAGATGAACGGCAACTTTCTTCAGCGTTCTTGGCGCCCGGTCACGATGCTGGTATTCGTGGCTATTATCGCCTACGGACATTTCGTTGACATTGAGATTTCCCCCCAACTGTTTCCTTTGGTGAAGATCGGCCTCGGCGGGTATGTGGTGGGCCGTTCGGCTGAGAAGATAGCCAAGACCGTCACCCAAAACATGGATCTTACTTTCTTGAGGAAAAAAGACCGCAAAGATGCGTATTACCAAGACTCACAATAG
- a CDS encoding IS1 family transposase has product MALLPDSQLGYLWSMPNSKECPHCGSGNTVKNGKSHYGKQNHKCKNCNRQFVDRTPKEEAKKSFRMETLFRLLGERLSLRAIGWVLTGSLGRVCYHASRIWKSLPEHLPVSEGLLDGEISCLCLEGDELWSFVGAKDCPEWVWVAIERKTKLIVGFHIGARDSQGAKGLYLSIDKRLRGKSLIFTDGLLAYGTAFEKGQLSQEGKGKTMAIERFNNTLRQRCSRLVRKSLSLSKSWANHYDSIRFVIAMYNNEILAK; this is encoded by the coding sequence ATGGCTTTGTTGCCAGATAGTCAGTTAGGATATTTGTGGAGTATGCCAAACTCGAAAGAATGCCCCCACTGTGGTAGCGGAAATACCGTAAAGAATGGTAAATCTCATTATGGGAAACAGAACCACAAGTGCAAGAACTGCAATCGTCAATTCGTTGACCGCACCCCAAAAGAGGAAGCAAAGAAATCATTTCGAATGGAAACTCTTTTTAGGCTACTTGGAGAACGTCTTTCACTGCGGGCCATTGGCTGGGTCTTAACGGGAAGCCTTGGGCGGGTATGTTACCACGCATCCCGCATATGGAAATCATTACCTGAGCATCTGCCTGTTAGTGAGGGTCTTTTAGATGGTGAGATCAGCTGTCTCTGTCTGGAAGGCGATGAGTTATGGAGCTTTGTGGGAGCAAAAGACTGCCCCGAATGGGTGTGGGTAGCGATCGAAAGGAAAACGAAACTGATCGTTGGGTTTCATATCGGAGCCAGAGATTCCCAAGGGGCTAAAGGGCTATACTTGAGCATTGACAAAAGGCTACGGGGTAAGTCGCTGATATTCACGGATGGCCTTCTCGCATACGGAACAGCATTCGAGAAGGGACAGCTTTCACAGGAAGGGAAAGGAAAAACCATGGCGATCGAACGGTTCAACAACACCTTGAGGCAACGTTGCTCCAGATTGGTCCGGAAATCCTTATCTCTTTCTAAAAGTTGGGCCAATCACTATGATTCAATCAGGTTTGTCATTGCAATGTACAATAATGAAATCTTAGCAAAATAG
- a CDS encoding zincin-like metallopeptidase domain-containing protein — MIIETLGLLGIATAFFSEDKPATDNGLGAIETPNPSLDPSALYGIPCMNERTARKLYGEPGQPLEGLGGTDEKGEKIRDVYQIVTNLILEKIESSDSLPWRKPWSQVVYTLEAGKTVSSGAHQNFGTRRRYSGVNVLLLTMADRSIPYWMTFNQIDKKGGRVKEGAESEKVIYYTLIAKDPEGKRITVDEYNRAQEEGLKDYKMYPILKYYRVFNIEDVTGIDFGIVATPATDYQPVALQTANDIVTYMPKRPPVNHGGQAWWKPGKDVVNMPYYDQFEEPQKYYSILFHELAHSTMDPKRLNDPERGGKKFGDPKYTEEELVAEFTAQYLSAEAGIFFHTRDNSAAYVKGWKRSIRQSMEEDNRWIFRTMSKAQKAADYILDNRKKKKAYTPKLSTGKLLEAEQKPKEKEPAPKPTKTVSKPVRNGSKKGKTAPDLNRKRSKPTKPVSKPPKPLTPEERTYQEKKKKFDKAVEAGRFSQDKADRVLKPYREKAEASKKQLSLFGTQKRKP; from the coding sequence ATGATTATCGAAACCCTCGGCCTGTTAGGCATCGCCACCGCTTTTTTTTCCGAAGACAAACCCGCAACCGACAACGGTCTTGGAGCCATCGAAACGCCTAATCCCTCGCTGGACCCGTCGGCCCTGTACGGAATTCCCTGCATGAACGAACGGACCGCCCGCAAGCTTTACGGGGAACCCGGCCAACCGCTGGAAGGGCTCGGGGGTACCGATGAGAAGGGTGAAAAGATCAGGGACGTTTACCAGATCGTGACCAATTTGATTTTGGAAAAAATAGAGTCTTCGGATTCCCTGCCTTGGCGAAAGCCTTGGAGTCAGGTAGTCTATACACTTGAGGCCGGCAAAACCGTCTCGTCGGGAGCGCACCAGAATTTCGGGACACGCCGGAGGTATTCGGGCGTCAACGTGCTGTTGCTCACCATGGCGGACCGCTCGATTCCGTACTGGATGACTTTTAACCAGATCGACAAGAAAGGCGGCCGGGTCAAGGAAGGGGCGGAATCGGAAAAGGTGATTTATTACACCCTGATCGCCAAAGACCCCGAAGGCAAGCGGATTACGGTTGACGAATACAACAGGGCCCAAGAAGAGGGACTGAAGGATTATAAAATGTATCCTATTCTGAAGTATTACCGGGTTTTCAATATCGAGGACGTTACGGGAATAGACTTCGGCATAGTGGCCACGCCCGCGACGGATTACCAGCCCGTGGCCCTTCAAACGGCCAATGACATAGTCACCTATATGCCGAAGCGCCCGCCGGTCAACCACGGCGGGCAGGCTTGGTGGAAGCCGGGCAAGGACGTTGTGAACATGCCGTATTACGACCAGTTCGAAGAGCCCCAAAAGTATTATTCCATCCTGTTCCATGAGTTGGCCCACTCCACGATGGACCCCAAACGCCTGAACGATCCGGAAAGGGGCGGCAAGAAATTCGGTGACCCGAAGTACACCGAAGAGGAATTGGTCGCCGAGTTTACGGCCCAGTACCTTTCCGCCGAAGCGGGGATTTTCTTCCATACCCGGGACAACAGCGCCGCCTATGTAAAAGGCTGGAAAAGATCTATCCGCCAATCGATGGAAGAGGACAACAGGTGGATTTTCCGCACCATGTCCAAAGCCCAGAAAGCCGCCGATTATATTCTGGACAACCGGAAAAAGAAGAAAGCCTATACCCCGAAACTCTCGACGGGGAAATTGCTGGAGGCGGAACAGAAGCCAAAGGAGAAAGAACCCGCTCCAAAACCAACTAAAACCGTTTCAAAACCCGTCCGGAACGGATCAAAAAAGGGTAAAACCGCTCCGGACCTGAACCGCAAACGCTCAAAACCTACCAAGCCCGTTTCCAAACCGCCGAAGCCCTTAACGCCCGAAGAACGGACGTATCAAGAGAAGAAAAAGAAGTTCGACAAGGCGGTCGAGGCCGGGCGGTTTAGTCAGGACAAGGCGGACCGGGTACTGAAACCGTACCGAGAGAAGGCGGAAGCCTCGAAAAAACAGCTTTCCCTGTTCGGAACCCAAAAGCGCAAGCCATGA
- a CDS encoding glycoside hydrolase family 108 protein — protein sequence MSFDRAHEIAMKHEGFYANNPNDKGGETYRGIARNYHPGWEGWALVDAEKRRLGVSSLKTNQRINSPTLDSLVKAFYRVKFWRRGWFDKFADSSLAIQAYDFYINAGGNAVKVLQRVLNDSFGFSLAVDGAMGRNTVNAVNSVPGSELFEAFKQGRIAYYKRIAKGSNAGFLPGWLKRASMFNYAGGISAVALLAIFVGLWLLNKPS from the coding sequence ATGAGTTTCGACAGAGCGCACGAAATAGCGATGAAGCACGAGGGGTTTTACGCCAACAATCCCAACGATAAAGGAGGCGAAACCTACCGCGGAATCGCCCGCAATTATCACCCGGGTTGGGAAGGCTGGGCATTGGTGGACGCCGAGAAAAGGCGTCTGGGCGTAAGCTCCCTAAAGACCAACCAGCGAATCAATTCCCCTACGCTTGACAGTCTGGTAAAGGCGTTTTACCGCGTCAAGTTTTGGCGAAGGGGTTGGTTCGACAAGTTCGCCGATTCCAGTCTGGCCATTCAGGCGTACGACTTCTATATCAACGCCGGTGGCAACGCCGTCAAGGTATTGCAACGGGTACTGAATGACAGTTTCGGCTTTAGTTTGGCCGTGGACGGCGCAATGGGTCGCAACACTGTCAACGCCGTCAACTCGGTTCCGGGCTCCGAGCTTTTCGAGGCGTTCAAACAAGGGCGCATCGCATATTATAAGCGTATCGCCAAAGGTTCGAACGCCGGTTTTCTGCCCGGTTGGCTCAAGCGAGCCTCCATGTTCAACTACGCCGGCGGAATTTCGGCGGTGGCGTTGCTGGCTATCTTCGTCGGTTTGTGGCTTTTAAACAAACCGTCATGA
- a CDS encoding Arm DNA-binding domain-containing protein: MGSAEGAKPYFWAKKKAGSPFFCLEENFVHNPHVSHVIFHLNMPVGIMNMNIKIMFWLRRNREAKSLVSPVYCRLSYAGKRIEIATGVSVPASKWKNGLVKGNGAVEKAQNMMLKSMMAELILICNSMDKSDTSFSLVDVKKNIWV, encoded by the coding sequence TTGGGGAGTGCCGAAGGGGCAAAGCCATATTTTTGGGCGAAAAAGAAAGCCGGTTCTCCTTTTTTTTGTTTAGAAGAAAATTTTGTACATAATCCTCACGTCAGTCACGTTATTTTTCATTTAAACATGCCAGTTGGAATTATGAATATGAACATCAAAATTATGTTCTGGCTCCGGAGGAATAGGGAGGCCAAATCGCTAGTGTCGCCAGTTTATTGTCGTTTGTCGTATGCGGGTAAAAGAATAGAGATTGCGACAGGTGTAAGTGTGCCTGCTTCCAAGTGGAAAAACGGTCTAGTAAAGGGAAACGGGGCCGTAGAAAAAGCACAAAATATGATGTTGAAAAGCATGATGGCTGAATTGATTTTAATCTGTAATTCTATGGATAAAAGCGATACCAGCTTTTCTCTCGTAGATGTAAAAAAAAATATTTGGGTGTAA
- a CDS encoding LA_2272 family surface repeat-containing protein, which yields MADHRNVKTNGLRLEIPGIGFLSFMGNGFPNATSPFELNNYSYSEVMNGLNISTGSWCDCNYNGLTIGIVGQYGKLGNGFSLAGGWNIIDKQNGLQLATIANSSYYMNGVQISAFNFAHDGIGVQIGILNNSKKFKGLQLGLWNVNQKRKLPLINWNFE from the coding sequence ATGGCAGATCATAGAAATGTAAAAACAAATGGGCTTCGTTTAGAAATACCAGGAATAGGATTTCTATCATTCATGGGTAATGGATTTCCTAATGCAACTTCTCCCTTTGAATTAAATAACTATAGTTACAGTGAAGTAATGAATGGTTTAAATATCTCAACAGGTTCTTGGTGTGATTGTAATTATAATGGATTAACGATTGGTATAGTTGGGCAATATGGGAAATTGGGAAACGGTTTCTCTCTAGCAGGTGGTTGGAATATAATTGATAAACAAAATGGACTTCAATTAGCTACTATTGCAAATAGTTCTTACTACATGAATGGAGTACAAATTTCGGCCTTTAATTTTGCTCATGATGGAATTGGAGTACAAATAGGAATTTTGAATAATTCAAAAAAATTCAAAGGGTTACAATTAGGGCTTTGGAATGTAAATCAGAAAAGAAAACTCCCACTAATTAATTGGAATTTTGAATAA
- a CDS encoding site-specific integrase, producing MGVSNSAYFAVNVVEDFLTASKGRVSEATYRNYFHFSKKIKEALTAMNQLAVEAENYQPKHLSQLEGWVTKNNSAAYAQKVVTTMKQAFTFVSNSGKVNNLIGNYRSYSKSESKKVTFLSEIEVEKIRAFEGKTEQINFARDFFLVQCYTGLAYIDLYQISRESLVCRDKTSILNIKRHKTKSSCIIPVSQLALDLLNQYDFKFSRFHCASINIYLKEITKKVGIAKNISTHVGRKTFATMLANRGVPANTVAKILGHASYSTTMKHYAEIQVDKVVGDVMGIL from the coding sequence TTGGGTGTAAGTAATTCTGCGTATTTCGCAGTAAATGTTGTTGAAGATTTTTTAACAGCCTCAAAAGGGCGTGTTTCCGAGGCTACATATCGTAATTATTTCCATTTTTCAAAGAAGATTAAGGAGGCTTTAACGGCTATGAATCAGCTTGCTGTAGAAGCTGAAAACTATCAGCCTAAGCATTTAAGCCAATTGGAGGGATGGGTCACTAAGAATAATTCTGCGGCTTATGCCCAGAAAGTGGTAACAACAATGAAGCAAGCTTTTACCTTTGTTTCTAATTCGGGGAAGGTTAATAACCTTATAGGGAATTACAGAAGTTATTCGAAAAGTGAATCAAAGAAAGTGACTTTTTTATCCGAGATTGAAGTCGAAAAGATTAGAGCGTTTGAAGGAAAGACAGAACAAATAAATTTTGCTAGAGACTTTTTTTTAGTGCAGTGCTATACTGGTTTAGCTTATATAGACCTTTATCAAATATCGAGAGAATCATTGGTGTGTAGGGACAAAACAAGTATACTAAACATTAAGCGCCATAAAACTAAATCATCTTGTATTATTCCGGTCTCCCAATTGGCTTTGGATTTGCTTAACCAATATGATTTTAAATTTTCTCGTTTTCATTGTGCCAGCATCAACATATATCTAAAGGAAATCACCAAGAAAGTGGGGATCGCTAAGAATATATCCACTCACGTTGGACGAAAAACGTTTGCTACCATGTTAGCGAATAGGGGAGTCCCAGCGAATACTGTAGCCAAAATACTTGGTCACGCTAGCTATTCTACGACTATGAAGCATTATGCGGAAATACAGGTGGATAAGGTTGTAGGGGATGTAATGGGGATATTGTAA
- a CDS encoding TIR domain-containing protein translates to MSRAFLSHSSKQKNLVRNIANNLGKGQCVFDEFEFESGMPILGEILKGLKSTELFVLFISDDSLNSEWVQQEISEAKNILDNGYQKSIYPILIDRSLNVGDDKRIPSWLKKYLLKAITDHFLITKKIKQRLRELSLEHNPSFKAKESLFVGRNEMLDQLESKIYSIGDFKPHSIIVSGMVGIGRRTFLKNALKWVKKIQEFYEPIYITLDTKDSIEDFIIKVQDFEDRTSSESLEQLQSLSFEEKIEEAKSLLVKVKSSNEFIFIIDFGCVIKPSKKVANWYLKLIEDSQFKNLLTLNIVSRFRPSTNFLRKQKSVINFHLNTLSDKDTEKLFVKYLTLLGHDLLEKDAQEVLSILNGVPAQTHYAVEFIHDYGIIEAKKNKQDIIDFGETQVFYLIESIRKKGNFEFDFLVLLSNFEFVSYEILYSIIEDEDKVNNTLEDFYIAGVFDLVGANKEYIKVHYPIADYLKRSKAKLKPEFRDKIRSFIKKFVTQSSHREEYDDISQLLLNVKGAILEGHNLPEKYYIPSFILKTVVEHYYNGKYRNVIKLIDKVLDKKRRLDNDLIREFQYWLCLSLAREKDDRFEIEIQNISGADFYYLHGFYYRFIKRLGDSQYYLEKALQKNPNFQRAKRELVNVKLMKEDYQGALKLAKENYENQKLNAFHIQAYFICLTRKQYLSREDKLKINDLFKNMERSYDFRAKGIIAVMKGEFAYYVEKDIPKSVRLLQECVRSNPENHYSVKALREIYTKCGMLEPLNTLKSKYRTQLETFDV, encoded by the coding sequence ATGAGTAGAGCATTTTTATCACATAGCAGTAAACAAAAAAACTTGGTCAGAAATATTGCAAACAATTTAGGGAAAGGCCAATGTGTTTTTGATGAATTTGAGTTTGAATCGGGAATGCCAATACTTGGTGAAATATTAAAGGGGCTTAAAAGTACAGAGCTATTTGTACTATTTATCTCAGATGATTCATTAAACTCGGAATGGGTGCAACAAGAAATATCAGAAGCAAAAAACATTTTAGACAATGGGTATCAAAAATCCATATATCCAATCTTAATTGATAGATCACTGAATGTAGGCGATGATAAAAGAATTCCTAGTTGGTTAAAAAAGTATTTGCTTAAAGCCATAACCGATCATTTTCTCATTACAAAAAAAATTAAGCAACGACTTCGAGAACTTTCATTAGAACATAATCCAAGTTTTAAGGCAAAAGAATCCTTATTTGTTGGTCGTAATGAAATGTTAGATCAACTGGAGTCTAAAATTTATAGCATAGGTGATTTTAAGCCACATTCAATTATTGTATCAGGAATGGTTGGGATTGGCAGGCGAACGTTTCTCAAAAATGCTTTAAAATGGGTTAAAAAAATTCAGGAATTTTATGAACCGATATATATAACTCTTGATACGAAAGATTCAATAGAAGACTTTATTATAAAGGTTCAAGATTTTGAGGACAGGACTTCAAGTGAATCTTTAGAACAGCTCCAATCTTTGTCATTTGAGGAAAAGATAGAGGAAGCTAAAAGTTTATTGGTAAAAGTTAAAAGCTCCAATGAGTTTATTTTTATTATAGATTTTGGATGTGTTATTAAGCCATCAAAGAAAGTTGCGAATTGGTATTTGAAGTTAATTGAAGATTCTCAGTTTAAAAACCTACTGACACTTAACATAGTTTCTAGGTTCAGACCATCGACTAATTTTTTACGAAAACAAAAGAGTGTTATTAATTTTCACTTGAATACTCTCTCCGATAAAGATACTGAAAAACTTTTCGTGAAATATTTAACCTTATTGGGGCATGATTTACTTGAAAAGGATGCCCAGGAAGTGTTAAGTATACTAAATGGTGTTCCCGCTCAAACACATTATGCAGTTGAATTTATTCACGATTATGGAATAATAGAGGCAAAAAAAAATAAGCAGGACATTATTGATTTTGGTGAAACACAAGTTTTTTATTTGATTGAGTCTATAAGGAAAAAGGGGAACTTTGAATTTGACTTTTTGGTCCTTCTCTCAAACTTTGAATTTGTTAGTTACGAAATTTTATATTCTATTATAGAGGATGAGGATAAAGTTAACAACACCTTAGAAGATTTTTATATTGCAGGAGTATTTGATTTAGTTGGCGCAAATAAAGAGTATATAAAAGTTCATTATCCTATAGCAGATTATTTAAAACGTTCAAAAGCAAAACTGAAACCAGAATTCCGAGATAAAATTAGGTCATTCATTAAGAAGTTTGTAACCCAAAGCTCACACCGTGAAGAATACGATGACATTTCTCAATTATTGTTAAATGTCAAAGGAGCGATATTAGAGGGGCATAATCTTCCCGAGAAATATTATATCCCATCTTTTATATTAAAAACGGTCGTTGAACATTATTATAATGGGAAATATAGGAATGTCATTAAACTTATTGATAAAGTTTTAGATAAGAAACGCCGTCTTGATAATGACCTAATTCGTGAATTCCAATATTGGTTATGTTTATCCTTGGCAAGAGAAAAAGATGACAGATTTGAAATCGAGATACAGAACATTAGCGGAGCTGATTTTTACTATTTGCATGGCTTTTATTATAGGTTTATAAAACGACTAGGCGATTCACAATATTACCTAGAAAAAGCATTACAAAAGAATCCAAATTTCCAGCGAGCAAAAAGAGAGCTTGTTAATGTTAAGTTAATGAAAGAGGATTACCAAGGCGCACTTAAGTTGGCAAAGGAAAACTACGAAAATCAAAAGCTTAATGCATTTCATATTCAGGCATACTTTATATGTCTAACAAGAAAACAGTATCTGTCAAGAGAGGATAAGCTAAAAATTAATGACCTTTTTAAAAACATGGAAAGGAGTTATGATTTTCGCGCTAAGGGAATAATAGCTGTTATGAAAGGAGAATTTGCGTATTATGTAGAAAAAGATATTCCTAAGTCTGTGAGATTGTTGCAAGAATGCGTTAGGTCTAATCCAGAAAATCATTATTCCGTAAAAGCACTTCGGGAAATCTATACAAAATGTGGTATGCTTGAGCCATTGAATACTCTTAAATCGAAATATAGAACCCAATTAGAAACTTTTGATGTGTAA